In Acidianus brierleyi, one genomic interval encodes:
- a CDS encoding 2-keto-4-pentenoate hydratase, giving the protein MNKAELLFEAYKERKTIEPFPLTQEEAKDIGKEFSNMLVSYEGFGGYKIAKGGVIGILTKKMITFDNVELWFPTHKLEVEIIALVKNGRLEKTFLGLELPATRFNTWDLSQEYIIADDAFAGRLYVGKEIEPPFGIFKLSINDKFTAEGGPSYSIKDLIKSDMNGYISLGAFIGPLKISKGDKIKVEGKKTINVKLI; this is encoded by the coding sequence ATGAATAAAGCCGAACTTCTGTTCGAAGCTTATAAAGAAAGAAAAACTATTGAGCCTTTTCCTTTAACTCAAGAAGAAGCTAAAGATATAGGGAAAGAGTTTAGTAATATGTTAGTTTCTTACGAAGGATTTGGAGGATATAAAATAGCTAAAGGTGGAGTCATAGGCATATTGACCAAGAAAATGATAACTTTTGATAATGTTGAATTATGGTTCCCAACCCATAAACTAGAAGTGGAAATAATAGCACTTGTAAAAAATGGAAGATTGGAAAAAACTTTCTTAGGACTAGAGCTACCTGCTACGAGATTTAATACATGGGATCTGTCACAAGAGTATATAATAGCAGACGATGCTTTTGCAGGTAGACTCTATGTAGGAAAAGAGATTGAACCACCGTTTGGTATATTTAAATTATCTATAAACGATAAATTCACTGCAGAAGGAGGTCCTTCATATTCTATAAAAGATCTAATAAAATCTGATATGAATGGATATATTTCTTTAGGAGCCTTTATAGGTCCGTTAAAGATCAGTAAAGGAGATAAAATAAAGGTTGAAGGTAAAAAAACTATAAATGTTAAACTAATCTAA
- a CDS encoding molybdopterin-dependent oxidoreductase produces the protein MIACTRDCYDTCIFDNKYKPLNIFPINGFTCSRGIMDIKRNSINRIEYPIIDGKEVSLHTAIEQIARVIKGVEDKSKILHIDYDGNQGLLTWYYPSRLWNVIGASTTDYSICSLEGHEAIKQIYGTSFGALPEDFLKFNTVVFWGSESAISFIHGWKILKNKFKVTIDVRLSETARRSDKYYIIKPGSDVFLAIGILKFLLKNKKIENIKNLDLYNVSDISQITGISEDKIEELANFYSETKPLTIIGFALGRSLNGGNAISTISLIPYLLGIQHGFFYSNSQGWGIDFDYLRGLHLARPSKIVSMAEIGDKIDEFQVIFVWNSNPIVSLPGGNKIVEKVREGKVILIVHDPFWSETAKIANIVIPASTFLEKEDVVYSYWHQYLVYNEPILPKKGITEIEFINLLSKELNIQHSLLEESPWNAVDYSLRKTGITVDLLKKEKITKITPKITYNVKVTIPHPNELIKPSGDFIVYSAHPNYTNSQFKEVYGAKTAVIYNSSFEGYGYITSTSGKLKVRFKKDNKIPSGVYFVFKNSLLTDEGISINSIIPSNKGKYGGPLLNVNLKIDFLKN, from the coding sequence ATGATAGCGTGTACGAGAGACTGTTATGATACATGTATTTTCGACAATAAGTATAAACCTTTGAATATTTTTCCCATAAATGGTTTTACTTGCTCAAGAGGAATTATGGATATAAAAAGAAATTCTATTAATAGGATAGAGTACCCTATTATTGATGGCAAAGAAGTTTCTTTACATACAGCAATTGAGCAAATAGCGAGAGTGATTAAAGGAGTAGAAGATAAAAGCAAAATTTTGCACATAGATTATGATGGTAACCAAGGTCTTTTAACTTGGTATTATCCTTCAAGATTATGGAATGTTATAGGAGCTTCTACTACAGACTATTCAATATGTAGTCTAGAGGGACATGAGGCAATAAAACAAATATATGGAACAAGTTTTGGTGCATTGCCTGAGGATTTTCTCAAATTTAATACGGTAGTATTTTGGGGAAGCGAGTCTGCAATAAGTTTTATTCATGGTTGGAAAATTTTGAAGAATAAATTTAAAGTCACAATAGATGTTAGACTAAGTGAAACAGCAAGAAGAAGTGACAAATATTATATTATAAAACCTGGATCAGATGTCTTTTTAGCAATAGGTATTCTTAAATTCTTATTAAAAAATAAGAAAATTGAAAATATTAAGAACTTGGATTTATATAATGTTAGTGATATAAGTCAAATAACAGGTATTTCAGAAGATAAAATTGAGGAATTAGCCAATTTTTATTCAGAAACTAAACCTTTAACAATTATAGGTTTTGCGTTAGGAAGGTCATTAAATGGAGGAAATGCTATAAGTACAATCTCTCTTATACCATATTTGCTAGGAATTCAACATGGATTTTTTTATTCTAATAGTCAAGGCTGGGGAATAGATTTTGATTATCTTAGGGGTCTTCACTTAGCTAGGCCAAGTAAAATAGTAAGCATGGCTGAAATAGGTGATAAAATAGATGAATTCCAAGTAATATTTGTATGGAATTCTAATCCTATAGTCTCTCTGCCTGGAGGAAATAAGATAGTCGAAAAAGTGAGAGAAGGTAAAGTTATTTTAATAGTTCATGATCCTTTTTGGTCAGAAACTGCAAAAATAGCTAACATAGTCATACCAGCATCTACTTTTTTGGAAAAAGAAGACGTAGTGTATAGTTATTGGCATCAATATCTAGTTTATAATGAACCTATTTTACCTAAAAAAGGAATCACAGAAATAGAATTTATTAATTTATTATCAAAAGAACTTAATATTCAACATAGTTTGCTTGAAGAGTCTCCTTGGAATGCTGTAGATTATTCTTTAAGAAAAACTGGTATTACTGTAGATTTATTAAAAAAGGAGAAAATAACGAAAATAACTCCTAAGATTACTTATAATGTTAAAGTAACCATTCCTCATCCTAATGAGTTGATAAAGCCAAGTGGAGATTTCATAGTATATTCTGCCCATCCTAATTATACTAATAGCCAATTTAAGGAAGTATATGGGGCAAAAACTGCGGTTATATATAATTCTAGTTTTGAAGGATATGGTTATATAACTTCTACATCAGGAAAATTAAAGGTACGATTTAAAAAAGATAATAAAATACCGTCTGGAGTATATTTTGTGTTTAAAAATTCATTATTAACTGATGAAGGGATATCAATAAACTCTATTATTCCGTCAAACAAAGGAAAATACGGAGGACCGTTACTTAACGTTAATTTAAAAATAGATTTTCTTAAAAATTAA
- a CDS encoding MFS transporter has protein sequence MFSALFFGIVNGPLSTLVSLEILNLGGNAIDVAYAITSANVVLIPASMFWGIIADRYHLRNIIILGFSLSTLFLSLMYFTYSIPLLTLSYSIFTFFSVAYSTPMNLLVMETSEKSKWAYNFSRLSMLSSIGSLIGLILSTLLVAIIRIFQVYLFLTIFGIMALGSSVLYTPKTIIGIERTSMLHHKESFLTRLKMIPLIFLHFPSVHSFKMFKLSRLLRKPINYLPLLYLAIFIFYISSGLFNTVYPVSLYQGNLSKSEVLGIITEGMLAQIVTFHFTGKLLEKIDEREAASKALLLRGGSYIILGIVTLFPSLLLGAGAIFYPLAAGLAFSTYYSASNTLIFKAVGGRRQGTTLGVYSTLVGIAMFIGSLLSGYISHYYGFITDFIIAGTLLFISSYIFRYIEEG, from the coding sequence ATGTTCTCAGCTTTATTTTTTGGTATAGTTAATGGTCCATTATCAACATTAGTTAGTTTAGAGATACTTAATTTAGGAGGAAACGCAATAGATGTAGCTTACGCTATAACATCAGCAAATGTAGTTCTTATACCAGCATCCATGTTTTGGGGAATTATTGCAGATAGATATCACTTAAGGAACATAATAATTCTAGGATTTTCGTTATCAACCTTATTTTTATCATTAATGTACTTTACGTATTCTATACCTCTTTTGACTCTATCTTATTCAATATTTACTTTCTTTAGTGTTGCTTATAGTACTCCAATGAATCTACTAGTTATGGAAACTAGTGAGAAAAGTAAATGGGCATATAATTTTTCAAGACTCTCAATGTTATCTTCTATAGGTTCTTTAATAGGTCTTATTTTATCCACATTATTAGTTGCAATAATAAGGATATTTCAAGTCTATCTTTTTTTAACAATATTTGGAATAATGGCTTTAGGTTCTTCAGTTCTTTATACACCTAAGACTATTATAGGAATAGAAAGGACTAGTATGCTACACCATAAGGAGTCATTTTTAACTAGATTAAAAATGATACCGCTTATTTTTCTTCATTTTCCTTCAGTTCATAGTTTCAAGATGTTTAAATTATCAAGATTATTACGAAAACCTATAAATTATCTTCCTTTGCTTTATCTAGCTATATTTATATTTTATATATCTAGTGGTTTATTTAATACAGTATATCCAGTTAGCCTTTATCAAGGAAATTTGTCTAAATCTGAAGTATTAGGTATAATAACTGAAGGTATGTTAGCGCAAATAGTTACTTTCCACTTTACCGGTAAATTATTAGAAAAAATCGACGAAAGAGAAGCTGCCTCTAAAGCTTTACTTTTAAGGGGAGGAAGTTACATAATTTTGGGTATAGTTACTTTATTCCCTAGTCTTCTCCTTGGTGCAGGAGCAATTTTTTATCCATTAGCAGCAGGTTTGGCATTTTCTACGTATTACTCGGCATCGAATACATTAATTTTTAAGGCAGTTGGAGGTAGAAGACAAGGTACTACATTAGGAGTATATAGTACATTAGTTGGAATAGCAATGTTTATAGGTTCTTTATTGTCCGGATATATTTCGCATTATTATGGATTTATAACAGATTTTATTATTGCTGGTACATTATTATTTATATCTAGTTATATATTTAGATATATAGAGGAAGGTTAA